One part of the Eucalyptus grandis isolate ANBG69807.140 chromosome 10, ASM1654582v1, whole genome shotgun sequence genome encodes these proteins:
- the LOC104423264 gene encoding LOW QUALITY PROTEIN: 60S ribosomal protein L7-2 (The sequence of the model RefSeq protein was modified relative to this genomic sequence to represent the inferred CDS: inserted 2 bases in 1 codon), translating to MGGEEVKAIIPESVLKKQKRNEEWALAKKQELESAKKKNAENRKLIYNRAKQYAKEYAKQEKELIQLKREAKLRGGFTLXPEAKLCLSFIRGINAMHPKTRTILQLLRLRQIFNGVFLKVNKATVNMLHRVEPYVTFGYPNLKSVRELIYKRGYGKLNKQRIALTDNSIIEQALGTHGIICAEDLIHEIMTVGPHFREANNFLWPFKLEAPLGGLKKKRNHYVEGGDAGNRENYINELIRRMN from the exons ATGGGCGGGGAAGAAGTCAAGGCCATCATTCCTGAGTCGGTAttgaagaagcagaagagaaaTGAGGAGTGGGCATTGGCTAAAAAGCAAGAGCTTGAATCCGCCAAGAAAAAGAATGCTGAGAACAGGAAATTGATCTACAATAGGGCAAAGCAATATGCTAAGGAGTATGCCAAGCAG GAAAAGGAGCTAATTCAATTGAAGCGTGAAGCAAAGTTGAGAGGAGGATTTACGTT ACCGGAAGCTAAACTTTGTTTATCATTCATCCGTGG TATCAATGCCATGCACCCAAAAACGAGAACGATCTTGCAGTTATTGAGACTAAGACAG ATCTTTAATGGGGTGTTTCTCAAAGTCAATAAAGCAACCGTGAACATGCTTCACAGGGTCGAACCCTATGTGACTTTTGG ATATCCTAACTTGAAGAGCGTGAGGGAACTGATATACAAAAGGGGCTATGGGAAGCTCAACAAGCAGAGAATTGCTTTGACGGACAACTCCATCATTGAACAG GCCTTGGGTACACATGGAATTATCTGCGCAGAAGATCTCATCCATGAGATAATGACAGTGGGACCTCATTTTAGGGAAGCCAATAACTTCCTATGGCCCTTTAAGCTCGAGGCACCACTGGGTGgactcaagaagaaaaggaatcATTATGTTGAAGGTGGAGATGCTGGCAACCGTGAGAACTATATCAACGAATTGATCCGTAGAATGAATTAA